From one Bacteroidales bacterium genomic stretch:
- a CDS encoding Ig-like domain-containing protein: MKSIKTIFTFFLVALLAASCEDYLDPIKKVPTANDVSVPQVTINFPTEGKVIQASEEVATLTIHVIATDDIELKSVTLQLDGEQIASLSSFKDYRRADIAYDYTELTDGDHSLTVRAEDLTGKNETKTVNFSKITIPTYEPLDGEVLYFPFDGHSIDLISQTPAALEGTPGFATGKVGEAYAGATDAYLTYPADSVTKGSEFSVSFWYKINADPPRGGILAISPPGESRNSGLRLFRENSGDNQNIGLNFGIGEAEVWINPVTTVPPTQDWMHIVLSISTTHTTIYIDGAIAVEQDIDAQISWTDCTSISIASGMPNFGYWEHYSDLSLYDEMHFFTKALTAEEVQSLFAVK, from the coding sequence ATGAAATCCATAAAAACCATATTTACCTTTTTCCTGGTGGCATTGCTGGCAGCATCCTGCGAGGATTATCTTGATCCGATCAAAAAGGTCCCGACAGCAAATGATGTATCCGTGCCCCAGGTCACTATCAACTTTCCTACAGAAGGGAAAGTCATTCAGGCATCAGAAGAAGTGGCAACCCTTACCATCCACGTAATAGCCACCGATGACATTGAACTTAAATCCGTCACCCTTCAGTTAGATGGTGAGCAAATCGCTTCCCTGTCATCCTTTAAGGACTACAGGAGAGCTGACATTGCTTATGACTACACGGAACTGACGGACGGAGACCACTCACTTACGGTCAGAGCCGAAGACCTGACCGGAAAAAACGAAACCAAAACGGTCAACTTTTCAAAGATCACCATCCCAACCTACGAGCCACTGGATGGGGAAGTGTTATACTTTCCTTTTGACGGTCATAGTATTGATCTGATCTCCCAAACTCCGGCTGCACTTGAAGGGACACCAGGCTTTGCCACGGGTAAAGTGGGTGAAGCCTACGCCGGGGCAACAGATGCCTATCTGACATACCCTGCTGATAGCGTAACAAAGGGATCCGAATTCAGTGTGTCCTTCTGGTATAAGATCAATGCCGATCCTCCGAGAGGAGGCATCCTGGCCATCAGCCCTCCCGGTGAAAGCAGAAATTCAGGACTGCGCCTTTTCCGTGAAAACAGCGGCGATAATCAGAATATCGGACTGAATTTTGGCATCGGGGAAGCCGAGGTCTGGATCAATCCCGTCACGACCGTTCCCCCCACACAAGACTGGATGCATATCGTCCTTTCCATCTCCACCACCCACACAACCATCTACATTGACGGAGCAATTGCGGTGGAGCAGGATATTGATGCCCAAATTTCCTGGACGGACTGCACTTCGATATCCATTGCATCCGGAATGCCCAATTTCGGATACTGGGAACATTATTCTGACCTCAGCCTGTACGACGAAATGCACTTCTTTACCAAGGCCCTCACGGCTGAAGAGGTACAGAGCCTTTTCGCTGTAAAATAG
- a CDS encoding RagB/SusD family nutrient uptake outer membrane protein: MKPTKFLIFTTCALLVIFTYTGCEKYLDEPPENKAFTEETDYTQSKNMIQPLIGAYSKLNAVDVGWENFPLISVRGDDVNSGGEGDQQDFAETDRYNYNKDYWMYNSLWQNYYQNMFTANSAMEQIALYQEAGASQTLADQYIAEAKVLKSWWLFQVSRVWGALPVPPSSDPAELLVTPLSSKDEIMQMISGWMDEAIQHLPAQHPNERTDIPGGVTKFTAYALKALANLELKNYQAVADAASQIINSGAYSLEPDFYELFKIKGKLNDENLLEMQYSDLGQPSGDNYYYLYAFFGPQGWTPKVEGASDGWGFYEPSMKWIKFMLDRGETIRLETSVLFTNKGITEIQKDPNYASLPSWISNTTRSGDIINDFAREMFVSGKHYLPSDQLTPGRTTYGTNKNFTCIRYAEILLMYAEALTQGASGSAGSADAAVNAVRARAGLSNLSGVTNDQVMDEKFAELAMEWGTRFYDMVRLGKANELNYDGRTGFDPATKTFLPYPQNQVDQLPVLQK; this comes from the coding sequence ATGAAACCAACTAAATTCCTCATATTCACCACGTGTGCACTCCTGGTCATTTTCACCTACACCGGGTGCGAGAAGTATCTCGATGAACCTCCTGAAAATAAGGCGTTTACAGAAGAAACTGATTACACACAAAGCAAGAACATGATTCAACCTCTGATAGGCGCATATTCAAAACTGAATGCAGTCGATGTCGGGTGGGAGAATTTCCCGCTGATCTCGGTCAGGGGCGATGATGTCAATTCCGGAGGAGAGGGCGACCAGCAGGATTTTGCCGAAACCGACAGGTACAATTACAATAAAGACTACTGGATGTACAATTCGCTGTGGCAAAATTACTACCAGAACATGTTCACCGCCAACTCAGCCATGGAACAAATCGCACTCTATCAGGAGGCTGGAGCTTCACAGACACTTGCTGACCAGTACATCGCAGAAGCCAAGGTATTGAAGTCCTGGTGGCTGTTCCAGGTCAGCCGTGTATGGGGTGCCCTGCCGGTTCCACCGAGTTCGGATCCGGCTGAATTACTGGTCACCCCCTTGTCCTCAAAGGATGAGATCATGCAGATGATTTCCGGCTGGATGGACGAGGCCATCCAGCATCTGCCTGCCCAGCATCCCAACGAACGTACCGATATTCCCGGCGGCGTGACCAAATTCACCGCTTACGCCCTGAAGGCACTGGCCAATCTTGAACTAAAAAACTACCAGGCCGTTGCAGATGCCGCAAGCCAGATCATCAACTCCGGTGCCTATTCGCTTGAGCCTGATTTCTACGAACTCTTCAAGATCAAAGGCAAGCTGAATGACGAAAACCTCCTGGAGATGCAATACTCTGATCTGGGGCAACCATCCGGTGACAATTACTATTACCTGTACGCTTTCTTTGGCCCTCAGGGCTGGACACCAAAAGTTGAAGGCGCCAGTGATGGATGGGGGTTCTACGAACCGAGTATGAAATGGATCAAGTTCATGCTCGACCGGGGTGAAACAATCCGACTGGAAACCAGTGTATTATTTACTAACAAGGGCATTACGGAGATTCAAAAAGATCCCAATTATGCCAGTCTTCCTTCCTGGATATCCAATACCACCCGATCCGGAGACATCATCAATGATTTTGCCCGCGAAATGTTTGTCAGCGGAAAACATTACCTTCCCTCGGATCAACTGACACCTGGCAGAACCACTTACGGAACAAATAAAAACTTCACCTGCATTCGTTATGCCGAGATTCTGCTGATGTACGCGGAAGCACTGACACAGGGAGCTTCAGGATCAGCAGGTTCAGCAGATGCGGCGGTGAATGCTGTCAGGGCAAGAGCCGGTTTGTCAAATCTTTCAGGTGTGACCAATGACCAGGTAATGGATGAAAAGTTCGCCGAACTTGCCATGGAATGGGGAACGCGCTTCTATGACATGGTAAGGCTTGGAAAAGCAAACGAACTGAATTATGATGGAAGAACAGGATTTGACCCCGCTACAAAGACATTCCTGCCTTACCCGCAGAACCAGGTGGACCAGCTTCCGGTTCTTCAGAAGTAG
- a CDS encoding TonB-dependent receptor: MKNYLPRKQAFSRVKSILMLLLAVACTAVFGQERTISGTVTDLETNETLPGATVLIKGTSKGTATDLDGRFSLGVTPDETTMIVSFVGFESQEVAIGSQNIFNIQLIPTKTSLEGVVVVGYGSTKVKDLTSSITTVKAEDLTKTVASQPIQALQGKVAGLQVVTSGGPGDQPTVRIRGIGSFPGRDSESPLYIVDGMFFDNIDFLNPTDIASMSVMKDASAAAIYGVRAANGVVLIETKSGAYNQKTQVTYDGYFGYQVAQNVVKMANSQQFTTMAMESGSEADATFILNAMQRYGRSRVDPSIPEPNTDWYSEILRPAPITNHSLDFSGGTEKAKYSIGGNYFLQDGIMDMENKYERFNLRTKLDLKATNWLTIGGNLIFSNALKYNAPYNAWNDAYFAVPVMPVYDTLNTAAWPTSYASARSIGYRSGQNPFPSMEYNIDRMKIKKLTSNFYLEFNILPNTLTFKTTYNYAFQSIDQRVVNLPWYIDDGFQNPDATITRALTNYNDNIWDNVLTFTEAFGNHNLTVMAGTSFRDEGYQLLRAQGKNFPTDMEQSWYIDQATAIVSEAVSDGGLREYGMSYFGRVAYNYSNKYLLYATFRADGSNKYQETWGYFPTFGAGWVISEETFMKGIGAIDFLKLRASWGRLGNDKIPASDGAYTTNVVTTTLNGIVYYGTIVSSDFSVLKWELTEETNIGFTARFLDERLSADFDWYTRDTKNAAIPVMIPSVGGSVLKPVGTIRNSGIELALDWTNKVSQKFTYNVGANFSTLKNEATDLYGQDYIDGGTAEFRQRTYVGEPLMAFYGREVIGVYQNQAEITADPFAAENGLVPGDFKYKDQNKDGKIDDDDRVILGSYFPSFIYGGNIGFKFSALDFSLSVYGQTGNKVLNRKRGEIIWTSDGNLDADLAENRWHGEGTSDKYPSSSGLRRGWNQKMSDYFIEDGSFFRIQNIQLGYTLNSGGWLKGNFPVTRIYFTAERPLSLFKYNGFTPEVANGWDSQTYPVAAVYTLGLNVKF; the protein is encoded by the coding sequence ATGAAGAACTATCTACCAAGAAAACAAGCATTTAGCCGGGTTAAAAGCATCCTGATGCTTTTGCTGGCTGTTGCCTGTACGGCTGTTTTCGGGCAGGAAAGGACCATCAGCGGCACCGTCACCGACCTGGAAACGAATGAGACCCTACCGGGAGCCACGGTTCTGATCAAGGGCACATCCAAGGGTACGGCTACGGATCTGGATGGCAGGTTCAGCCTGGGTGTCACTCCCGACGAGACCACGATGATTGTTAGCTTTGTGGGATTTGAGTCCCAGGAAGTTGCCATCGGCAGTCAAAATATTTTCAACATCCAGTTGATTCCGACGAAAACCTCCCTGGAAGGTGTTGTTGTTGTCGGATACGGGAGCACAAAAGTCAAGGACCTGACCTCTTCCATTACGACAGTCAAAGCTGAGGATCTGACAAAAACAGTTGCTTCCCAGCCCATCCAGGCTTTGCAGGGCAAGGTGGCGGGTTTACAGGTGGTGACCAGTGGTGGTCCGGGAGATCAGCCTACGGTCAGAATACGTGGCATCGGCTCATTTCCCGGAAGGGATTCTGAGTCACCCCTTTACATTGTCGACGGGATGTTCTTTGACAACATTGACTTCCTGAATCCAACGGATATCGCGTCAATGTCGGTGATGAAGGATGCCTCCGCAGCTGCCATTTACGGTGTCAGGGCTGCCAACGGGGTCGTATTGATCGAGACCAAATCGGGTGCCTACAATCAGAAGACGCAGGTCACCTACGATGGGTACTTCGGTTACCAGGTCGCACAGAATGTGGTCAAAATGGCCAACTCACAGCAGTTCACCACAATGGCCATGGAGTCAGGATCGGAAGCTGATGCAACGTTCATCCTGAATGCCATGCAGCGTTATGGAAGAAGCAGGGTCGATCCCAGCATACCTGAACCCAATACCGACTGGTACAGCGAAATCCTGCGCCCGGCGCCCATCACCAATCACAGCCTCGATTTTTCGGGCGGAACCGAAAAAGCCAAGTATTCGATTGGAGGTAATTATTTCCTTCAGGACGGGATCATGGACATGGAAAACAAATATGAACGTTTCAATCTGCGTACAAAGCTTGACCTGAAAGCCACCAACTGGCTGACAATAGGCGGGAACCTTATTTTCAGCAATGCCTTGAAATACAACGCTCCATATAATGCCTGGAACGATGCGTATTTTGCAGTTCCCGTCATGCCGGTCTATGATACACTCAATACCGCAGCCTGGCCCACCAGCTACGCCAGTGCCCGTTCGATCGGCTACCGGTCAGGCCAGAACCCGTTCCCCTCAATGGAATATAACATTGACCGCATGAAGATCAAAAAGCTGACCTCCAACTTTTACCTGGAGTTCAACATCCTTCCCAATACCCTGACCTTCAAGACCACCTACAATTATGCCTTCCAGTCCATCGACCAGCGGGTAGTCAATCTGCCCTGGTATATAGACGATGGTTTCCAGAATCCGGATGCCACCATCACACGTGCCCTGACCAACTATAACGACAATATATGGGACAACGTCCTCACGTTTACCGAGGCATTCGGCAACCATAACCTGACGGTAATGGCTGGCACCTCTTTCAGGGATGAAGGGTATCAGCTGCTCAGGGCGCAGGGTAAAAACTTTCCTACGGATATGGAGCAATCCTGGTACATTGACCAGGCAACGGCTATCGTCAGCGAAGCAGTTTCCGACGGGGGTTTGAGGGAGTATGGGATGTCCTATTTTGGCAGGGTTGCCTATAATTACAGCAATAAATACTTGCTTTACGCCACTTTCCGTGCCGACGGAAGCAACAAGTACCAGGAAACCTGGGGGTACTTCCCGACCTTCGGAGCAGGCTGGGTGATCTCAGAAGAAACCTTCATGAAAGGGATCGGCGCGATCGACTTCCTCAAACTGAGAGCCAGCTGGGGCAGGCTTGGGAACGATAAGATCCCGGCCAGTGACGGCGCCTACACTACTAATGTTGTGACCACTACCCTGAATGGAATCGTGTATTACGGAACCATCGTTTCCAGTGATTTCTCCGTTCTTAAATGGGAACTGACCGAGGAGACCAACATTGGCTTCACGGCAAGGTTCCTTGACGAAAGACTTTCGGCTGATTTCGATTGGTACACCCGCGACACCAAGAACGCAGCCATACCGGTGATGATCCCATCGGTGGGCGGAAGCGTTTTGAAACCGGTCGGCACGATCCGCAATTCCGGTATCGAGCTTGCCCTTGACTGGACTAACAAAGTAAGCCAGAAATTCACCTACAATGTGGGAGCCAACTTCTCAACATTGAAGAATGAGGCAACGGATCTTTATGGCCAGGACTACATTGATGGCGGAACCGCTGAATTCAGGCAACGCACCTATGTTGGTGAACCACTGATGGCATTCTACGGCCGTGAAGTCATTGGCGTTTATCAGAACCAGGCGGAAATCACGGCCGATCCGTTTGCTGCTGAAAATGGGCTGGTCCCTGGTGATTTTAAGTATAAAGATCAAAACAAGGACGGAAAAATCGATGACGATGACCGCGTGATCCTGGGATCCTATTTCCCCAGCTTTATCTATGGCGGGAACATCGGATTCAAATTTTCGGCATTGGACTTTTCATTAAGTGTTTACGGTCAGACCGGTAATAAAGTCCTCAACCGCAAACGTGGTGAAATCATCTGGACATCAGACGGGAACCTGGATGCCGATCTGGCCGAAAACCGCTGGCACGGTGAGGGAACTTCTGACAAGTACCCATCTTCCTCAGGTCTGCGCAGAGGATGGAACCAGAAGATGAGCGACTATTTTATTGAAGATGGCTCTTTCTTCCGTATACAGAACATCCAACTTGGTTATACACTCAACAGCGGTGGATGGCTAAAGGGTAATTTCCCCGTAACCAGGATTTACTTCACCGCTGAACGTCCTTTGTCACTGTTCAAGTACAACGGATTTACACCTGAAGTGGCCAACGGCTGGGATTCCCAGACCTATCCTGTTGCCGCGGTCTATACATTAGGTCTCAATGTCAAGTTTTAA
- a CDS encoding DUF362 domain-containing protein, with translation MGKNSSKLSRRGFFNLAAAGGLGAALTPLISKKGWSQDPQPKVKPATNVKDALTYDRTPDSMPGKYPGKVVQVYHENCMAENEPDQQAVDRMLETAMLELTGLTTLRDAWLHFVSPQDRIGLKVNPVAGKLLSTSHQIVRAVIAQLEGAGIPREQIVLWDRREFELHEAGFTAENYPGIRITGTEQQDAAGSFYDADGVLYGEKMIDKDWYYWAEVEEEYDAYTIPYMVNSGKYSYFSKICTQQLDKIINIPILKNAGASVTLCLKNLAYGCISNTGRLHKDLWSETCAQVCAFPPIRDKVVLNIADGIRGCFNGGPGANPQFITDYKTLLVGTDPVAVDRIGYEVVLKKRIDEGIQSEDQPRARQFMNMAQDLGLGIADLDRIGVKIIQMV, from the coding sequence ATGGGTAAAAATTCATCAAAATTAAGCAGGAGGGGTTTCTTTAACCTGGCTGCAGCCGGGGGGCTGGGTGCAGCATTGACCCCATTGATCTCAAAAAAGGGATGGTCGCAGGATCCCCAGCCAAAGGTCAAACCTGCAACCAATGTGAAGGATGCCCTGACCTATGATAGGACACCGGATTCAATGCCCGGCAAATATCCTGGAAAGGTCGTCCAGGTGTACCACGAAAATTGTATGGCTGAAAATGAACCTGACCAGCAGGCCGTCGATCGAATGCTTGAAACAGCCATGCTCGAGCTCACTGGTCTCACTACCCTCCGGGATGCCTGGCTTCATTTTGTTTCGCCCCAGGACAGGATCGGCCTTAAAGTGAATCCTGTCGCTGGTAAGCTTCTCTCAACCAGCCATCAGATCGTCAGGGCTGTGATCGCTCAACTGGAAGGTGCAGGCATTCCAAGAGAACAGATCGTGCTCTGGGACAGACGCGAATTTGAGCTGCACGAGGCAGGTTTCACCGCGGAAAACTATCCGGGTATCCGAATCACCGGTACCGAACAGCAGGATGCTGCCGGATCATTTTACGATGCTGATGGTGTACTCTACGGAGAAAAAATGATCGACAAGGACTGGTATTACTGGGCGGAGGTGGAGGAAGAGTATGATGCCTACACCATTCCCTATATGGTGAACAGCGGCAAGTATTCCTACTTCAGCAAGATCTGCACCCAGCAGCTCGACAAGATCATCAACATCCCCATCTTAAAGAATGCAGGTGCATCGGTAACGTTGTGCCTGAAGAACCTGGCTTACGGATGCATTTCCAATACAGGACGCCTGCACAAAGACCTGTGGAGCGAGACCTGCGCCCAGGTATGCGCCTTTCCGCCCATCAGGGACAAGGTGGTGCTGAACATAGCCGATGGGATCCGGGGTTGCTTCAACGGAGGTCCGGGCGCCAATCCGCAGTTCATCACTGATTACAAGACATTGCTGGTAGGGACCGACCCGGTTGCTGTTGACCGGATCGGCTATGAGGTCGTTCTCAAAAAGAGGATCGATGAGGGAATACAGTCAGAAGATCAGCCCCGGGCAAGGCAATTCATGAACATGGCACAGGACCTGGGATTGGGGATTGCCGATCTGGATAGGATCGGGGTGAAGATCATCCAGATGGTGTGA
- the ffh gene encoding signal recognition particle protein: protein MFESLSDRLDRAFRILKGQGYITEINVAETLKDVRKALLDADVSFKIAKQFTDQVKESAMGQKILTAVSPGQLMIKIVHDELVRLMGTEKADIELRGTPCVILIAGLNGSGKTTFSAKLANYLKTKRGRRPLLVACDVYRPAAIEQLKVLGSQVNVDIYTEEDSKEPVKIARRSISFAREKGYNTVIIDTAGRLTLDEEMMKEIAAIKDAVDPQETLFVVDAMTGQDAVNTAKAFNDRLDYDGVVLTKLDGDTRGGAALTIKAVVDKPIKFVGIGEKMEAIDLFYPNRMADRILGMGDIVSLVEKAQEQFDEEEARKLQKKIARNQFDFNDFLAQVKQIKKMGNVKDLMSMIPGVGKALKDVDLDDNAFKSIEAIIYSMTPDERIDPALLNGSRRKRISQGSGTSIQEVNRLIKQFEDTRKMMRKMTESKGKNMMQLVRTTRNMRRM from the coding sequence ATGTTTGAGAGTTTAAGCGACCGCCTTGACAGGGCTTTCAGGATCCTCAAGGGACAGGGATATATTACGGAGATCAATGTAGCCGAGACGCTTAAGGATGTCAGGAAGGCCTTGCTGGATGCCGATGTGAGCTTTAAAATCGCCAAACAGTTCACCGACCAGGTGAAAGAGAGCGCCATGGGGCAGAAGATCCTGACCGCGGTATCTCCGGGTCAGCTCATGATCAAGATCGTGCACGATGAGCTGGTACGTCTCATGGGTACTGAGAAGGCGGACATCGAGCTGAGAGGAACTCCCTGCGTGATACTGATTGCCGGTTTGAACGGTTCGGGAAAAACGACCTTCAGCGCAAAACTTGCCAATTACCTGAAGACGAAAAGAGGAAGAAGACCCCTGCTGGTGGCGTGTGATGTCTATCGTCCGGCCGCCATCGAGCAGCTCAAGGTCCTTGGCAGTCAGGTCAATGTGGATATTTACACCGAGGAGGATAGCAAAGAACCTGTTAAGATTGCCAGGCGTTCCATTTCCTTTGCCCGCGAGAAAGGATATAACACCGTCATCATTGATACGGCAGGACGGCTTACGCTTGACGAGGAAATGATGAAGGAGATCGCAGCCATCAAGGATGCGGTTGATCCGCAGGAAACTTTGTTCGTGGTGGATGCCATGACTGGGCAGGATGCCGTGAACACTGCCAAAGCTTTTAACGACCGCCTGGATTATGACGGGGTGGTCCTGACCAAGCTGGACGGTGACACCCGGGGAGGCGCAGCCCTCACGATCAAGGCTGTCGTCGACAAACCGATCAAGTTTGTCGGGATCGGTGAGAAAATGGAAGCGATCGACCTGTTCTATCCCAACCGCATGGCCGACAGGATCCTGGGAATGGGTGACATTGTTTCTCTGGTGGAAAAAGCACAGGAGCAGTTTGATGAGGAAGAAGCCCGGAAACTGCAAAAAAAAATAGCCAGGAACCAGTTCGATTTCAACGATTTCCTTGCCCAGGTAAAACAGATCAAGAAGATGGGGAATGTCAAGGACCTGATGAGCATGATCCCCGGTGTGGGAAAAGCGCTGAAAGATGTTGACCTGGATGATAATGCCTTCAAAAGCATCGAGGCCATCATTTATTCCATGACACCGGATGAACGCATTGATCCGGCCCTGCTGAACGGCAGCAGGCGCAAACGCATCTCCCAGGGGAGCGGTACCTCCATTCAGGAGGTGAACCGCCTGATCAAACAGTTTGAAGACACACGCAAAATGATGCGTAAAATGACGGAAAGCAAAGGGAAAAACATGATGCAACTGGTCCGCACTACCAGGAACATGAGAAGAATGTAA
- the folD gene encoding bifunctional methylenetetrahydrofolate dehydrogenase/methenyltetrahydrofolate cyclohydrolase FolD, with protein MELMNGKQVASEIRAGIARDVARSIDDFGISPHLAAVLVGEDPASETYVKNKEKACQEVGITSSVYKYPSGLSEKELLKVIDFINRDEDIHGLIVQLPLPDHISSPKIIQAIDPAKDVDGFHPLNIGRMVQGMPAYLPATPYGIIKLLEYYHIETEGKHCVVLGRSNIVGTPVSILLSRKCYPGNCTVTLCHSKTRHLEELCRQADILIAAIGQPHFVKGDMVKPGAVVIDVGMHRIQDPSKATGHHLTGDVDFDQVSKKSEYITPVPGGVGPMTIVALLNNTLKAFNKEIYP; from the coding sequence ATGGAGCTAATGAATGGTAAACAGGTTGCCTCGGAGATCCGTGCCGGGATTGCCCGTGATGTGGCTCGTTCCATAGATGATTTTGGCATTTCCCCGCATCTTGCCGCTGTCCTTGTCGGAGAAGATCCCGCCAGTGAGACGTATGTTAAAAACAAGGAAAAAGCCTGTCAGGAAGTCGGAATAACATCATCCGTTTACAAATATCCCTCCGGCCTTTCGGAGAAAGAGCTGCTGAAGGTCATTGATTTTATCAATAGGGATGAGGACATCCACGGGCTGATCGTACAGCTTCCCTTGCCTGATCATATCTCTTCGCCAAAAATCATCCAGGCAATTGATCCTGCAAAGGATGTTGACGGCTTTCACCCGTTGAACATCGGCAGGATGGTCCAGGGCATGCCTGCTTACCTGCCTGCAACACCTTACGGGATCATCAAACTGCTGGAATACTATCACATCGAAACCGAAGGGAAACACTGTGTCGTTCTGGGCAGAAGCAACATCGTCGGTACTCCGGTAAGCATTTTACTTTCCCGTAAATGTTACCCGGGAAATTGTACGGTGACCCTCTGTCACAGCAAAACACGCCATCTGGAGGAATTGTGCCGGCAGGCTGACATTCTGATCGCTGCAATCGGCCAGCCCCATTTTGTGAAAGGTGATATGGTCAAACCAGGTGCGGTGGTCATCGACGTTGGAATGCACCGCATTCAGGATCCTTCCAAAGCAACCGGTCACCATCTGACCGGGGATGTGGATTTCGATCAGGTCTCCAAAAAATCGGAATACATAACCCCGGTACCTGGGGGTGTGGGACCGATGACCATCGTTGCATTGCTCAATAATACGCTTAAGGCATTTAACAAAGAGATCTACCCTTGA
- a CDS encoding 7-carboxy-7-deazaguanine synthase QueE, producing MTPHQHEQLRQGLLLPLMEEFYTLQGEGIHTGKAAYFIRIGGCDVGCCWCDVKESWNPALHPLTPADQIIQNASGCRAKAVVVTGGEPLMYNLNYLCSELKKFGIKTYLETSGTYPLTGNWDWICLSPKRKKEPEDSFFSWANELKMIVFEVDDLEWAEQLSKKVNPDCHLLLQPEWSRRETMMPLVINYILENPRWRISLQSHKYMGIP from the coding sequence TTGACTCCTCACCAACACGAACAACTCCGACAGGGGCTCCTGCTACCGCTGATGGAAGAATTCTATACGCTGCAGGGGGAGGGGATCCATACCGGTAAAGCAGCCTATTTCATCCGCATCGGAGGCTGTGATGTCGGATGCTGCTGGTGTGATGTGAAGGAATCCTGGAATCCGGCCCTGCACCCGCTGACGCCCGCTGATCAGATCATTCAGAATGCGTCAGGCTGCAGGGCAAAGGCCGTTGTCGTAACGGGAGGGGAACCCCTGATGTACAATCTGAATTATCTTTGCAGCGAACTGAAGAAATTCGGTATCAAAACCTACCTGGAGACTTCCGGAACCTATCCGCTGACAGGCAACTGGGATTGGATCTGCTTATCACCCAAGAGGAAAAAAGAGCCCGAAGATTCATTTTTTTCGTGGGCCAACGAACTGAAAATGATTGTCTTTGAGGTGGATGATTTAGAATGGGCAGAGCAACTTTCAAAAAAGGTGAACCCTGACTGCCACCTTCTGTTGCAGCCCGAATGGAGCAGGCGGGAGACCATGATGCCCCTGGTGATCAATTATATCCTGGAAAATCCCCGCTGGCGTATTTCCCTGCAGAGTCATAAATATATGGGTATCCCGTGA